From the Chryseobacterium fluminis genome, the window AGTTGTTATAAAGCTCTATAAACTGATCTCTTATTCCTGCTCCCTGTGTGATGTGGGAACCGCCGTAATAAATCTGCTTGATAAGTAAATCACCGATTCGCGCCGATCTCACTTCTATTACCGTGCTCTGAACATTTACATTAATGGTGGCTCCTTCCTGCGTTCCGTTGAAACTGAGCTCTGCTGCAGGAGATACATAATTAAATGTAGCATAAAATTCATCGGAGAGCATTTTTTTGGAAACTGTAATTTTGTAGGTTCCAGGGATGATATTGGAAAAATTGGCAAAACCGTCAGCATCCGTAGAGATAGTGTAGGTGTCTCCGGAACTGTTGTTGACCATCACCACGGTAGCATTCTTTACACGTCTCGCATTGCCGCTTGTATCGTTGTAAGAAGCATCGTATTTTACTTCAACTTTAAAGTTTGTTGGCTGCAGGGTATTGCTGTTATTTCCAAAATCGTCATCACGACAGGAGAAAAGCAACATCAGTACTGCAAAATAGTTTAATAACTGTTTCATATGGATGGACATTATATTTTAAAATTGATATTCGATTTTGGCACCGAAAGAAAGGGTTAATAAATCCGCTCTCAGGTTCGTTGTAGATCTTCCGGTCACTTCAGAGAACGTAGTCTGTGTCTGTTTTAAGTCGAGAAAATTGTTGGCATAGAAAGAAAACCTGAACCCGTTACGGAAATCTTTGGAGATCTTCAGGTTGATATTATGAAAAACCTTATCCAGACTTTTATTATCCTCCAGATATCCGGTGTCTTTGATATTGGCAAACTGGTTGGGATCGTCAATCTGTTCCCCGGTCAGCAATACTTTGTCTAAATTGCTGTTGATATACGCGTACAGGTCTTTAGGATTAAAAATCGACTGATCATCAATTAAATAGTGCTGACTTCTTAAGGTAATGACCAATCCAGCTTTCGGCAGATGATAATTTAAGGCAGCACTGACATTAAACTGTCTGTATTTTGAATCAAACGGTCTGTATAGTCCCCAGATCACATCTCCTTTCACACTTCCGTCGAGACTTACACTCTTATTAAAATACCGGTCTATTTCAGATCTGTTGGTGGTTTCGACATAAGCTCCGTTCAGATCGATGCTGATATTTCTAACCGGAAGCTTATCCAGTCCCAACATCAGTTCCAGACCCTTATCCTTGGATTGTAAAGCGTTCACCATTCTGCTTTGCAGGTAGTAATAATTGGTATACCCCGCAATAGTATAGGTCGGCAGATTCGTTCCGTTATCATTGATCTGAAGATTCGCCAATTGTCTTTTCGCACCATAACTTTCATTGGTAAACCCATCGTAAAGATTATTGTAATACGCAGTTAGACCAATATTTCCGTATGCAAATTTATAATCAATCCCCACCTCCGAGCGCATACTTTTAGAAGGTTTCAGATTTTTATTGTCTGCATAATCAATGAAGGTCTGCATCACGCCCAGGTTATAATATCCGGGCAAACGTAAATCTGCCAGAATCATATCATAATACCTGGGTCCTGTATAGATCATATTAATAGAAGGTGCCTTTGAAGCGATTCCAAATCCGCCTCTGAACTTGAAATTCTTATAAATCAGGTAAGAATTTACCCTTGGCTGAAGCACAGAAGCTCCAAACTGGTTATCATATCTCAATCCGGCATTCAGATTGAAAATATAGTTTCCGAATTTCCTGAAAATATTATCTTCGGCATATACCGAAAACTGATATTCCGCTTTCACATTTTCTCCGTAATTATAAGGTCTGAAAGCCTGTCCACCACCTGCAAACTGACTGAGAATGGTTTCCGGGCTTCCCAGCCTGCCCGCTCCCTTATTGTCGCTGCTTCTCATGGAAGTTCCGATTAGGAAATTGTGGTTCCAGCCGGATTTTGTCCTTACATTCTTTTTTAAATCGGCAGAAAAAAACATGGAGACCGGCTTTCCTTCAATTTCCTGAACCTGGGTATAGCTTGGCGGGGAATAGGTAGCGGTATAAACCCCTTCAGTAATGCTGGTTCCCACAAGATCTCCCCCGTTATTGAGAATGCTTGATCGGTAGGTGTTCTGGTATCCTTGAGAATAATTGGCATTGACATCCAGGTTATCGAAAAACCAGTCTTTAAATCTCCAGTTAAAGCGGTTGGAAATGCGGATATCCCTCTTCTTATTTTTTACAATTAAATTCGTAACATCTTCTTCCTCAAAATTGGCATTGTCAAAATTGTTCCCGTAGTCTACGGATAACGAGTTTTTAATATTTTTATTCTTACTGTAAACCGTCCACATCAGATTGGTCGCAACCCTCTGATATCTGTTGAATTTTGTTCTCGGTTCAGAATTGGAGCTCAGATAATTAAGATTAACATTTAAAAATCCCAGTTTTTCATTCAACTGAAATCCCTTATTCAGATTATATTCCTGGGTGCCGTCCCGCATCGACAGATACGCTCTGTAAGGCGCTCTTCCGCTTTTCTGCTGAATGGTCACCAGACCTGAGGTCAGATCTCCGTATTTTGCAGAAGGAATTCCCTGGACAACTTCTACACTTTCGATATTTTCAACCGGAATTTCACGTAAATCTGCACCGTAGTTGGTATTCGAAAAATATCCGCCTTCCGCTCCGAAACCGATAAGATTAGGCATAAAAACAGAACCTTCATTTTGCCATGATCTTCCGATGGGTGAATAATTCCCGGTATAACTCTGCATATTTTCGTTATTGGAAATCGGAATACCGTCAACAACGATGGCCGTTCCGAAAGACTTATTCCCAAATCCCTGATCAGATACGCTGGTGGGCTGAGTCGAACGGAAGACGATAGGTTTAAACTCATTCAGGTTAAGATTCTGTAATTTCTGCCCAGGAATCTGTTCCAGAACTTCATTGAGAGAAAATGCCTGGATGTTCTTCAGGGCTTCTTCTTTGATCTCAATTTCAGAATAGTTTTTCTTTTTGGCGGCCAATGAAATCTCCTTGATCCTGATAGAAGCCACCTGCATTGCATACGTTTGCAGGGAAGATGGAACAACCGTATAGGTCTTTTTATCTTCAATAAAACCCGCCCTGGAGAAGACCAAAGTCTGATTGGCATTGTAATTAATCTGAAAAGCTCCGGATTGATCGGTAACGGTCCAGATGCCGGTATTTTCTATCCCGACTTTAACTCCTGAAACAGGCTTCCTGCTTTCTGCTTCTACCACAATTCCTGTCAGAGCCTGCCCACTCACAGATATAATTACAAACTGAAAAGCAACGAGTAAAACTTTTTTCTTCAATTTTAAAAATTTGGGCAAAATTATTTATAATTTTTCTAAATAAAAATAATATTTTACTTTTAAAACTTGATTTATTTCATAAAAAGAATTTTGCGGGTTTGCTAAGAGCTGATAGATGACTCAAATTATTGGCTAAGCAGACAGTAACTAACGACTGCGAGCAAATGTTAATCATGCTAGGCACTAATCATTTCTAAAATTCAAACAAAAAAAGAGAGACATTCGTCTCTCTTAAATTGATATCAATGGTGTAAAATCAGATGTTACATATGAATCGGTCTCTTTCCTGTAGCATCCAAAGCTGCTTCTTTAATAGCCTCGGCATACGTCGGGTGTGCATGAGAACTTCTTGCGATATCTTCGGCACTTGCACGGAATTCCATAGCAATTACTCCTTCTGCAATAAGGTCAGCCGCTCTTGCGCCTACGATGTGCATTCCTAAAACTTCGTCTGTTTTTTCATCGGCAATGATTTTAACCAAACCATCTACATCACCGCTGGCACGGCTTCTTCCTAATGCTCTCATCGGGAAAGATCCTACTTTGTAAGCAACGCCTTCTTCCTTCAGTTGCTCTTCGGTTTTACCTACACCTGCCACTTCAGGCCATGTGTATACCACACCCGGAATCAGGTTGTAGTTTACGTGAGGTTTTTGTCCGGCCAGAGTTTCAGCAACAAATACACCTTCTTCTTCAGCTTTATGGGCTAACATGGCTCCCTTGATCACGTCTCCGATCGCATAGATATTGGAAACATTGGTCTGTAAGTGATCATTGGTTTTTACTCTTCCTCTTTCGTCCAGTTCCACCCCTGCTTTCTCCAGTCCAAGACCGTCTGTGTAAGGTCTTCTCCCTACCGAAACCAAGCAGTAATCTCCTTCTACGGTTACTTCTTCTCCTTTTTTATCTTTAGCCGTGATTTTCACGGTATCTCCGTTTCTTTCAACCGCAGAAACCGCTGTAGAAAGCATGAATTTCATCCCTTGTTTTTTAAGAACTTTGGTTAATTCTTTACTTAAGGCTCCATCCATTCCCGGAATAATTTTATCCATAAACTCAACCACGGTTACCTGGGCACCCAATCTCAGATACACAGAACCCAGTTCAAGACCGATCACTCCTCCACCGATCACGACCAGATGCTTAGGAATTTCCTTAAGATTCAAAGCTTCGGTAGAAGTAATCACTCTTTCTTTATCTAATGTAATAAAAGGTAAAGAAGTAGGTTTAGAACCTGTTGCAATGATGGTATATTTGGATTCGATCGTTTCTGTAGAACCGTCGTTTTTCGTCACTTTAATCTGAGTGGCAGATTCGAAGCTTCCGACTCCTTCAAAAACAGTGATTTTGTTTTTGTTCATCAGATAGCTGATTCCGTCAGTATTTTGCTTGATGACCTCATTTTTACGCTCGATCATTCTTGCGATATCAGCCTGAGGTTCGTTGATGATGATTCCATGACTGGCAAAATTGTGCTTGGCATTTTCAAAATGTTCAGAGCTGTCTAAAAGTGCCTTTGACGGAATACATCCCACGTTAAGACAGGTTCCTCCCAAAGTTGGATATTTTTCAATAATTGCTGTATTAAAACCTAATTGTGCAGCACGGATTGCAGCAACATAACCACCAGGCCCGGAACCGATTACGGTAACATCGAATTGACTCATGTTATTATATGAATTTATTTATTATTATCTCTTTAGTTATTACAAATTTACTGATAAATTGCCACACCCCCAAGTGAGTTTTGTCAAGTTTAAGGATGAAGCCGGTATTTTGAAAAAAACAGGGATTACCGGTTGGCATTGATCCATATAATGACTGCAAGGACACATAAAGCAATTCCAAATCTGAAGCCTCCCACAATCGTCAGCAGTATTCCTGCAAGAAGGACGACCGTACCCAATACGTATAAAATAATGCTAATGACAGATCTGTATTTATTTTTTTTCTTCAAGACTCTCTGTTTATCCGTATGGATATCCTTCATGACCTCATCTACATCGTTTTGGTGATAGCCTTCCTGGATGATCAGACGATAGATATATTTTTCATTATAATTGCCGGCCAGATAATGGGTATATCTTTGGTAAATTTCTTCTTTCAGTTCGGTATTCATGGTTAAAAAATTTCAGCAATTTAATTATATTTAATGTAACTACAATTGCTCGTATGCCAGATTTATTTTTCTAAGCAGATGAAAAGTGTTATTAATCTTCATTCAGGTAAATAATTATAACAGCTTTGTTGTTAATCTCCTTTAATAAATTTACGGTAAACAAATACAAAACAAGAAGTCTGAATATTATTAATTGAGACTGTATAAAGCTATTTGGATGTAAAAAAGACTGCTTTTAAAATAATTGCCAGCTTCTGTTGAACGGCAATTAACGGTGGTAATAAAATCTTAAGCATCGACCTGCAATTTTCCGTGGCCGAACATACCTGCACTTTCAAAAAACGGCCCTCCATAGACATACCATTCGAGGCTTTCCAAATATTCTACGGCATTTTCCGGGGTGATATGCGGGCGGTCTTTTTTTGAGACCACTCCTTTATACCATCGTCCGGAACCGGAAGAACCTTCAAATTCGACATAATAATGAATCCATATTCTCTGACAAAGTTTGCACTGCTGAATCGCTACTTGCGCATTTCTTCCGTGGGTGGTGTCTGTTCCTAATGCAGAACTTCTGTATTCGGTATAGTCTGAAGTCGGTTTTTCGCAAAGACATCCGATTTTAGGGATTTTATTCATTGATCGATTGGGATTTCTTAAAGTCCAAAGGTAAGAAAATAAGCACCCATACTACAATACTAAAATTTGGTCATCAAATCCATTAAAACCTTTTCGTAGCGGTCTAAAATAATATTTTTTGAAAATCTGGATTTAATAGCGTCCTTAATAGCATCTTTATCATAGGTTTTATGGAGAATATTCATAACAGCCTGTGAAAAATCTTCATGATTATTGATGTCTGCAATCTCTCCGTTGATATGATGCTGAATGATCTCATTAATTCCGCCGGGACAATTATTGGCCAAAGAATAGGTACCGCAGGCCCCCGCTTCCAGTAAGACATTGGGGAAACCTTCGTATCTTGACGAAAGAATAAAGAGGTCCGCATACTTCAGAAACTGGTACGGATTTTCCTGTCTGCCATGAAAAATCACATTTTTCAGCCCCAGGAAATCTTTCATCTGATGCAGAATTTCCCGATCCTGTCCGTCACCGAGGATATGCAGCAGCACATTTTCGTTTTTAAGCCTTGAAAATACTTTCAGCAGGTTGTCAAACCCTTTTCTTGCCGATAGATTTCCTATAGCCACTACATTTTTACAATTGTATCTAAAACTCTCAGGCCTTACGGATGTCCTCATTCTTTCATCAATAAAATCAAAATCTACGGGATTGTTGATTTTCACGACTTTGCCGGGTTTTATCCCGAAATTCCGAGTAAGGTCTTTCATCATATCATCACTCTGTGCGATGATTTTATGGTAATTATTGTAAAAATTATAGAAAAATTTAATCTCCTTTCGCGTCACATGCTGAGTAACAACGTTGGTTTCCCGGGCAATAAATTTTGTTTTTGGAAATAGTTTTATAAAAAGCGAAAGGTATGCATTCACTTCGCCAAAGCCGGAGAATACAATATCGGGTTTTCTTCTGTATATTTCCCTCAGGATAGGTTTCAGGGAATGCCTGATTCTTTCGGTATTGATATCAATAACCTCTATGTCTTTTTTAAGCAGATTAAGATAGCCTCCCTGCTTACGTAAAAGCAAAATCTTAGGTTCAAACCGATCCCGGGAGAGATGATTGGCAATGGTGGTAACGATTCTTTCTGCGCCTCCAGTCTCCAGATCCGGCAGAATAAATATAACGGAGATCTTTTTCATCAGTGTAAAGTTAGTAAAAAGTTTTGTTAACCTTTAATCCCAATTCATTAATTAAAACAATAATTTCATCTATATTTTCAATGCTCAGAAAGGCATATCTGTCGTTTTTAAAAGTGAGGATTCCACGGTTGCCTCCCAAATAACCGGAAGCATTATCTACGACGCCTTCAGGTTTTCCGAAAATAATATTGCCATAAAAGCGGTCATTCATATCAGCATGTACCTGATCGATCTCTTCCAGTTTCCTGTATCTGATGATTTCTTTCTTTGATCTTGATGCTATAATGATTCTCTGGTTGGTGATCAGATAATAATTGTTTTTTAAGTGATAAAAAACGGGAATCCATCGTAAGAATGAATTATAAAATGCCGCGACAAGTAATGGAATGGTAAATAAAAATACAATCGTTTTAAAAGTAACTACTGCAAAAAACACCACAAAAATTAAATAACCAAAAGAAATCAGTATCCTGAGCTTCTCCGTTAAACTAAAAAAGAAACTCTTCCGGGGAAGAATTTCTTTTAATATTATTTCATTGCTGTTTAAAATCATATTAATTAGCTACGTCACTGATAAATTTTATTCTCAGCATTCTTACTTCTTCATCAGAAAGTTCATCCCCGAATTCGTCAAGCAGAACTTTCATGCTGTCACTTTCAGATTCATTCATGAATTCCATGAAGCCGTCTACAATGTCTTCATCAAAATTATCTTCGATATAATAATCGATATTCAGCTTGGTACCCTGGTACACGATACGCTCCATTTCTTTCAGAAGGTCGTCCATGGAAAGGTTTTTCGCTCTTGCAATGTCTTCAAGATCAATTTTTTTATCGGTGCTCTGGATGATAAAAACTTTGTGGCTGGACTTATTGGCCACCTGTTTCAGTACCATATCCTGAGTCCGTTCAATATTGTTATCCTCTACATATGTATTAATAAAATCAGCGAATTCTTTACCGTATTTTTTAGCCTTTCCTTCTCCTACCCCATAAATTTTGGCTATTTCTTCCACCGTTATGGGATACTGTACCGTCATGTCTTCAAGACTCGGATCCATAAATACCGTGTAAGGAGGAATTCCGTATTTCTTGGCTACCTTTTTTCTTAATTCTTTTAATAAGTTAAATAAATTCTGATCCAGTCCACCTGCTGACTGCATCTGGATCTGGTCACTCTCAGCTTTTGTCTGGGAGAGATCAAACTCGCGGTCTTCTGCAATCATAAAAGAATGTTCCAGTTTTCCGTTTAAAACCAGCCTTCCCCTTTCTGCAATTTTCAGAACACCATAGGTTTCTATATCTTTCTGCAGAAAGTTCTGTACCGTGGCCTGTCTGATGATCGTTTTCCAATAGTTATCTGCCTGCTCTTTTCCAAACCCGAAATAAGAACTCTGTTCTAATTTGTACGATTTGGTGACCGCTGTTTCCTTTCCTGCAATAACAGAGATCAGGTCTTTAGATTTAAATTTCTCTGCATTATCGTCTATCAGCTGCAGAACTTTTTTCAGATCATCCGTCGCATCTTTGAGTTTTGGCGGATGGGATGCATTGTCACACATCTTCGCTCCATCTCCGTTTTCGGGATCGAAATTCTCCCCGAAATAATACAGAATATACTGTCTTCTGCTCATTGAAGTTTCAGCATAACCTACTACCTCATTTAAAAGCTGCAATCCGATTTCTCTCTCGGAAACCGGCTTTTGAGCCAGAAATTTTTCTAACTTTTCGATATCTTTTGGATCATAGAATGCCAGACAGTATCCTTCCCCACCATCACGGCCTGCCCGTCCTGTTTCCTGATAATAGCTTTCCAGAGATTTCGGAAAGTCATAATGGATGACGAAACGTACGTCCGGTTTATCAATTCCCATTCCGAAAGCAATGGTTGCTACGATCACATCCACTTCTTCCATCAGAAATTTATCCTGGTTAGCGACTCTGACCTTCTGATCTAAACCGGCATGATAAGGCAGTGCATTAATACCGTTAACCTGGAGGAGCTGAGCAAATTCCTCAACCTTTCTCCTGCTTAAACAGTAGATAATTCCCGATTTCCCTTTATACTGATTAATAAACCGTACAATTTCCTTGTCGATATTTACTTTCGGACGTACCTCGTAATAAAGATTAGGCCTGTTGAAGCTTTCTTTAAAAACCAGGGCATCGGTCATTCCCAATGTTTTCTGAATATCATCCTGAACTTTAGGCGTTGCCGTAGCCGTTAATGCAATTACAGGAACATCTGCAATTTTATCGATAATGGATTTCAGATTCCGGTATTCCGGTCTGAAATCATGGCCCCATTCTGAAATACAGTGGGCCTCATCAATGGCAACAAAAGATATCTTCACCTCTTTTAAAAATTCCAGATAATCTTCCTTTATCAAAGATTCAGGCGCTACATACAGCAGTTTTGTCTTGCCCCTTTTAATATCGTCGAAGACCTGCTTGGTCTGCGTTTTGTTTAATGATGAATTTAAAACGTGTGCTACTCCGTCATCAGATGAAAGACCGTTTACTGCATCTACCTGATTCTTCATTAACGCTATCAGTGGTGAAACGACGATGGCCGTACCTTCGGAAATAAGTGCCGGAAGCTGATAGCATAAGGATTTACCACCTCCGGTAGGCATTAAGACAAATATATCCTTTCCCTCTAACAGGTTTTCTATAATTTCTTCTTGCTGTCCTTTAAAAGTAGAAAACCCGAAATATTTTTTCAATTCGCCTGATAAATTGGCTTTTTTTGCGCTCATCTAATTTTCTATTGCTAAATTTGCATCTCACCCAAAGTTATAACTTTTTTGCTTAAAATAAAAGCGAACGAATTTATTAAAAATAAAATTTATATTAAATATTGTTTTTAAAATATAACATTTTTTAAGAGATTTTTTGTATACCCTATAAAATTAAAATGGAAAAAGCCAAGATCATTTCAATAGCAAAAAGCACTTTAGAAATAGAAATTTCGGAACTTGAAAAATTAAAAAACAGAATTGACGAAGATTTTGTAAAAGCCGTTGAAATCATACACCATGCACAAGGAAAATTAATCATTGTAGGCATCGGAAAATCTGCCCATGTGGCCAATAAAATCGTGGCCACCCTGAACTCTACCGGTACTCCGTCCCAGTTTTTACATGCATCGGAAGCCATCCACGGAGATCTGGGTGTCATCCAGAAACAGGATGTGGTTTTATGTATCTCCAATTCCGGAAACTCTCCTGAGATTGTAAACCTCGTGTCTTATCTGAAAGAATATTCTTCTGCGCTTATTGGAATGACCGGAAATAAAAACAGCAAACTGGCAGAATTTTCTGAAGTTATTTTAGATACTCATGTAGATATGGAAGCCTGTCCGAATAAGCTGGCTCCTACCAGTTCAACGACCTTACAGATGGCTTTGGGAGACGCTTTAGCCGTTTCTTTAATGGAAATGAATGATTTCCAAGCCAATGATTTTGCAAAATTTCATCCCGGGGGAAGTTTAGGAAAGAACCTGATCTCGAAAGTTGATGATTTTCTGTCTTCGCAAAAACCTCAGGTCACGGAAGATGCTCCCGTGAGAGATGTTATCATTTCGATCAGTGCCTCGAGACACGGGATCACAGTGGTAACCAATGGTGATGAGATCATTGGGGTGATCACAGACGGAGATCTGAGAAGAATGCTGATGAAAGGGGATGATGTAACCAAGGTCCTTGCAAAAGACATTATGTCTTCCCATCCTAAGACAGTGGAAAGAAATACATTGGCAAAGGAAGCCATGAAGATTTTAAAAGATAATAATATCGGTCAGCTCATCGTTACCGAAAACGGAAAATATTTCGGGATTATCGATCTGCATAAGTTACTGGATGAAGGAATTAATTAGAATTCAGAGATAAAGAGCCAGCAAAGCAGGATCATCAGGAGCTATGCCATACAATAAAATTAACTTCTGGATTCTATCCTCTAACTTCTTTAAATATTTCATAAATTTGAAGCCTTAAAAATATTATTCTGTGAGTGAAGGTAAAGACATGTCCTTTCTTGGACATATTGGAGAATTAAGAGGTCACCTCATCCGCTCGATTCTTGCTATTGTTGTGGCGGCATTTATTGTCGGATTTAATATCAACTGGATTATGGATCATATTTTCTTTGGTCCCACGAGAAATGATTTTCCTACTTTTGAGCTTGTCAATCACTTTTCCAGAATGCTTTTAGGAGAAAACAGCATTCATCTTCCCAAAGATTTTCCGGTACGTGCCAGCAAGCTTTATCAGCAGTTTAATGTCATGATGGCGGTTTCTATTTTCGGAGGTATGGTGGCTGCTTTTCCTTATATTGTCTGGGAGCTCTGGCGGTTTATCAGCCCTGCCCTGCATCCGAAAGAAAGAAAAAACTCGATATTTATCATTAATGCGGTCTGGATATTATTCATGACCGGAGTTTTGTGCGGATATTACTTAATTCTGCCTTTTGCTGTTAATTTCGGAGTTATTTTTAAGATATCAGATATTATTGTTCCTCTTTATGACTTGAGTGATTATACAACTCTGTTTTTACAGGTTGTTTTAGGGATGGGGGCCATTTTTCTTTTCCCTGTTCTTATTTATTTCCTGACAGGCATTGGAATTTTAACGCCGATGTTTATGAGAACTTACCGCAGACATGCGATCGTTCTTATTATGGTCGTAGCCGCAATCATAACTCCAGCCGATGTACTGAGCATGATGATGGCAGCCTTTCCGCTTTTATTATTATATGAATTCAGCATCTTGATGTGTGCATACACGTATAAAAGGGTGCAGAAAGCCGCAGGAAATCTTCCCGCCGTCAAGCAGTAAATTTAAAAATTAAAGAATACTCTATATTCCCGCAGATTTTTTTGCGGGATTTTTTTGTCGAGAGTAATCGAAAAGATTAAAAAGCCTCTGTCAATGGGGTCACTTTAAACGCTCATTACAGGAAGGCATGGATCAGTTTAAATAAATAACTTTCGGTTTTGTGGTATAGCGAAAGATCCCGGCTTTGTTTTAATCCTATAGGTATTATATTTTAGTGTTTTGCCTGATTACAATCATAAATTTTCTATTTTTGAAAAGAATAATTAATTTCAAATGAAAAAGCTGTCATATACCCTTTTATTTGCATCGGGACTGGTTTTCGGACAATTCTTCGAAAAAGATAAATCATTCACCCGGCAGGACACTTTAAAAGGTTCCAACACCGCATTCCGTAATTTTTGGGATGTAAAAAAATATGATCTGTCTGTAGAGCCTGATTTTGATCGTAAGAGCATTAAAGGAAATAACAAAATCAGTTTCGAAATCGTAAAAGACGTTACTGATCCGACTTTTCAGATTGATCTTCAACAGCCGATGAAAGCCGATCAGGTGAAGGCCAATTTCCCTGTCACCGAATTCAGGCAGGAAGGTGATTTTATTTGGATAAAAACTAAAAAAAGTTTTAAAAAAGGAGAAAAATACACCCTTGATGTCACCTATTCCGGAAATCCTCTCATCGCAAAAAATGCTCCCTGGGATGGCGGCTGGGTTTTCACCAAAGATGAGAACGGAAATCCGTGGATGAGTGTTGCTGATGAAGGAATCGGAGCTTCTGTATGGCTTCCGACAAAAGATATCTGGAGTGATGAGCCTGATGATGGTATGGTTATGAAAATTATTACTCCAAAAGATCTGGTGGGAGTCGGAAACGGAAGATTAACCGGAAAAAAAACGGATGGAAACAAAACAATTTATACCTGGGAAGTTAAAAACCCTATCAATGCCTACTCTATCATCCCGAATATCGGAAAATACGTGAATTTCAAAGATACTTTTCAGGGAGAGAAAGGCCGATTGGATTTGGATTACTGGGTGCTGGATTATAATTTGGAGAAAGCAAAA encodes:
- the recQ gene encoding DNA helicase RecQ produces the protein MSAKKANLSGELKKYFGFSTFKGQQEEIIENLLEGKDIFVLMPTGGGKSLCYQLPALISEGTAIVVSPLIALMKNQVDAVNGLSSDDGVAHVLNSSLNKTQTKQVFDDIKRGKTKLLYVAPESLIKEDYLEFLKEVKISFVAIDEAHCISEWGHDFRPEYRNLKSIIDKIADVPVIALTATATPKVQDDIQKTLGMTDALVFKESFNRPNLYYEVRPKVNIDKEIVRFINQYKGKSGIIYCLSRRKVEEFAQLLQVNGINALPYHAGLDQKVRVANQDKFLMEEVDVIVATIAFGMGIDKPDVRFVIHYDFPKSLESYYQETGRAGRDGGEGYCLAFYDPKDIEKLEKFLAQKPVSEREIGLQLLNEVVGYAETSMSRRQYILYYFGENFDPENGDGAKMCDNASHPPKLKDATDDLKKVLQLIDDNAEKFKSKDLISVIAGKETAVTKSYKLEQSSYFGFGKEQADNYWKTIIRQATVQNFLQKDIETYGVLKIAERGRLVLNGKLEHSFMIAEDREFDLSQTKAESDQIQMQSAGGLDQNLFNLLKELRKKVAKKYGIPPYTVFMDPSLEDMTVQYPITVEEIAKIYGVGEGKAKKYGKEFADFINTYVEDNNIERTQDMVLKQVANKSSHKVFIIQSTDKKIDLEDIARAKNLSMDDLLKEMERIVYQGTKLNIDYYIEDNFDEDIVDGFMEFMNESESDSMKVLLDEFGDELSDEEVRMLRIKFISDVAN
- a CDS encoding glycosyltransferase, whose product is MKKISVIFILPDLETGGAERIVTTIANHLSRDRFEPKILLLRKQGGYLNLLKKDIEVIDINTERIRHSLKPILREIYRRKPDIVFSGFGEVNAYLSLFIKLFPKTKFIARETNVVTQHVTRKEIKFFYNFYNNYHKIIAQSDDMMKDLTRNFGIKPGKVVKINNPVDFDFIDERMRTSVRPESFRYNCKNVVAIGNLSARKGFDNLLKVFSRLKNENVLLHILGDGQDREILHQMKDFLGLKNVIFHGRQENPYQFLKYADLFILSSRYEGFPNVLLEAGACGTYSLANNCPGGINEIIQHHINGEIADINNHEDFSQAVMNILHKTYDKDAIKDAIKSRFSKNIILDRYEKVLMDLMTKF
- a CDS encoding KpsF/GutQ family sugar-phosphate isomerase, with the translated sequence MEKAKIISIAKSTLEIEISELEKLKNRIDEDFVKAVEIIHHAQGKLIIVGIGKSAHVANKIVATLNSTGTPSQFLHASEAIHGDLGVIQKQDVVLCISNSGNSPEIVNLVSYLKEYSSALIGMTGNKNSKLAEFSEVILDTHVDMEACPNKLAPTSSTTLQMALGDALAVSLMEMNDFQANDFAKFHPGGSLGKNLISKVDDFLSSQKPQVTEDAPVRDVIISISASRHGITVVTNGDEIIGVITDGDLRRMLMKGDDVTKVLAKDIMSSHPKTVERNTLAKEAMKILKDNNIGQLIVTENGKYFGIIDLHKLLDEGIN
- a CDS encoding TonB-dependent receptor encodes the protein MKKKVLLVAFQFVIISVSGQALTGIVVEAESRKPVSGVKVGIENTGIWTVTDQSGAFQINYNANQTLVFSRAGFIEDKKTYTVVPSSLQTYAMQVASIRIKEISLAAKKKNYSEIEIKEEALKNIQAFSLNEVLEQIPGQKLQNLNLNEFKPIVFRSTQPTSVSDQGFGNKSFGTAIVVDGIPISNNENMQSYTGNYSPIGRSWQNEGSVFMPNLIGFGAEGGYFSNTNYGADLREIPVENIESVEVVQGIPSAKYGDLTSGLVTIQQKSGRAPYRAYLSMRDGTQEYNLNKGFQLNEKLGFLNVNLNYLSSNSEPRTKFNRYQRVATNLMWTVYSKNKNIKNSLSVDYGNNFDNANFEEEDVTNLIVKNKKRDIRISNRFNWRFKDWFFDNLDVNANYSQGYQNTYRSSILNNGGDLVGTSITEGVYTATYSPPSYTQVQEIEGKPVSMFFSADLKKNVRTKSGWNHNFLIGTSMRSSDNKGAGRLGSPETILSQFAGGGQAFRPYNYGENVKAEYQFSVYAEDNIFRKFGNYIFNLNAGLRYDNQFGASVLQPRVNSYLIYKNFKFRGGFGIASKAPSINMIYTGPRYYDMILADLRLPGYYNLGVMQTFIDYADNKNLKPSKSMRSEVGIDYKFAYGNIGLTAYYNNLYDGFTNESYGAKRQLANLQINDNGTNLPTYTIAGYTNYYYLQSRMVNALQSKDKGLELMLGLDKLPVRNISIDLNGAYVETTNRSEIDRYFNKSVSLDGSVKGDVIWGLYRPFDSKYRQFNVSAALNYHLPKAGLVITLRSQHYLIDDQSIFNPKDLYAYINSNLDKVLLTGEQIDDPNQFANIKDTGYLEDNKSLDKVFHNINLKISKDFRNGFRFSFYANNFLDLKQTQTTFSEVTGRSTTNLRADLLTLSFGAKIEYQF
- the lpdA gene encoding dihydrolipoyl dehydrogenase yields the protein MSQFDVTVIGSGPGGYVAAIRAAQLGFNTAIIEKYPTLGGTCLNVGCIPSKALLDSSEHFENAKHNFASHGIIINEPQADIARMIERKNEVIKQNTDGISYLMNKNKITVFEGVGSFESATQIKVTKNDGSTETIESKYTIIATGSKPTSLPFITLDKERVITSTEALNLKEIPKHLVVIGGGVIGLELGSVYLRLGAQVTVVEFMDKIIPGMDGALSKELTKVLKKQGMKFMLSTAVSAVERNGDTVKITAKDKKGEEVTVEGDYCLVSVGRRPYTDGLGLEKAGVELDERGRVKTNDHLQTNVSNIYAIGDVIKGAMLAHKAEEEGVFVAETLAGQKPHVNYNLIPGVVYTWPEVAGVGKTEEQLKEEGVAYKVGSFPMRALGRSRASGDVDGLVKIIADEKTDEVLGMHIVGARAADLIAEGVIAMEFRASAEDIARSSHAHPTYAEAIKEAALDATGKRPIHM